From Natator depressus isolate rNatDep1 chromosome 7, rNatDep2.hap1, whole genome shotgun sequence, the proteins below share one genomic window:
- the HOGA1 gene encoding 4-hydroxy-2-oxoglutarate aldolase, mitochondrial produces MAQPRRLLAPLRLGLAALRWRPLGWGRGLSSPAAPGTRLDLRGIFPPLTTPFTAQGEVDHRQLEENLHRFATVPFRGFVVQGSSGECPYLTPQERLAVVSRVRQAVPKDKLLLAGSGCESTQGTVAMTVGMAEAGADAALVVTPCYYRGAMTSAALIHHYSQVADASPIPVVLYSVPANTGLELPLEAVLTLSQHPNIVGLKDSGGDITRLGLIVHKTRTEAFQVLVGSAGFLLAGYAIGACGGVCVLANVLGAPLCQLERLCQEGRWQEARALQLRLIEPNVAVTRKFGIPAVKQAMEWFGYHGGPCRAPLRPLSEAQLEELHRDFSINGWL; encoded by the exons ATGGCACAGCCCCGCCGGCTCCTCGCCCCGCTCAGGCTGGGGCTAGCAGCATTACGCTGGCGCCCCCtcgggtggggcagggggctcagctcCCCTGCCGCGCCGGGGACCCGGCTCGACCTGCGGGGCATCTTCCCCCCGCTCACCACCCCCTTCACAGCCCAGGGCGAGGTGGACCACAGGCAGCTGGAGGAGAACCTGCACCGCTTCGCCACGGTCCCCTTCCGAG GCTTTGTGGTGCAGGGCTCCAGTGGGGAGTGCCCCTACCTGACGCCCCAGGAGCGGCTGGCCGTGGTGAGCCGCGTGCGCCAAGCCGTGCCCAAGGACAAGCTTCTGCTGGCCGGGTCGGGCTGCGAAT ccacgCAGGGCACCGTTGCGATGACCGTGGGCATGGCCGAGGCGGGCGCCGACGCCGCCCTGGTGGTCACACCCTGCTACTACCGGGGCGCAATGACCAGCGCGGCCCTGATCCACCACTACAGCCAG GTGGCAGATGCATCGCCGATCCCCGTGGTGCTGTACAGCGTCCCAGCCAACACCGGCCTGGAGCTGCCCCTGGAGGCCGTGCTCACCCTGTCACAGCACCCCAACATCGTGGGCCTCAAGGACAGCGGGGGGGAT ATTACCCGGCTGGGGCTGATTGTCCACAAGACCCGGACGGAGGCGTTCCAGGTGCTGGTGGGGTCGGCTGGCTTCCTGCTGGCTGGCTACGCCATAG gTGCCTGCGGGGGGGTGTGTGTCCTCGCCAACGTGCTGGGAGCCCCGCTCTGCCAGCTGGAGCGCCTGTGCCAGGAGGGACGCTGGCAGGAGGCCCGGGCCTTGCAGCTCCGGCTCATTGAGCCCAACGTAGCG GTCACCCGCAAGTTTGGGATCCCGGCGGTCAAGCAGGCCATGGAGTGGTTCGGGTACCACGGCGGGCCCTGCCGTGCCCCCCTGCGCCCGCTGAGCGAggcccagctggaggagctgcacaGAGACTTTAGCATCAATGGCTGGctgtga